The following proteins come from a genomic window of Streptomyces sp. GS7:
- a CDS encoding enhanced serine sensitivity protein SseB, with the protein MDYPENYPGNFPAPGDFPDQGIPQLAWPANELEEVLAASVGHPEAGGRIVEVLGRSRVWVPLPKGGGPDSAGFGAAGLDVPTVEIGGAAYVPVFSSEQEFMKVVGAHMGFTVAPAREFARGLPPLVGIAVNPDGTVGVPLPPPAVAELCRAGRAEQAGGLPSGARVRLFEPDWQDEPVDFLAAAGLEFSGAGIVVTARRALASVEGDTPALFVGVQLDVPAERLHDGSAREEALAALGRALGAVPVPWPVQLVLLDIAQGDPVADWMLERVRPFYARDHS; encoded by the coding sequence ATGGACTATCCGGAGAACTATCCGGGGAACTTTCCGGCTCCGGGGGACTTCCCGGACCAGGGGATTCCGCAGCTGGCCTGGCCGGCGAACGAACTCGAAGAGGTGCTGGCCGCATCGGTCGGGCATCCGGAGGCGGGCGGCCGGATCGTCGAGGTGCTGGGCCGCAGCCGGGTGTGGGTGCCGCTGCCCAAGGGCGGTGGCCCGGACAGTGCGGGCTTCGGGGCGGCCGGCCTCGATGTGCCGACCGTGGAGATCGGCGGGGCCGCGTACGTCCCGGTCTTCAGTTCCGAGCAGGAGTTCATGAAGGTCGTCGGGGCGCATATGGGCTTCACCGTCGCGCCCGCCCGGGAGTTCGCCCGCGGGCTGCCGCCGCTGGTGGGCATCGCGGTCAACCCCGACGGCACGGTCGGGGTCCCGCTGCCGCCGCCCGCGGTGGCCGAACTGTGCCGGGCCGGGCGTGCGGAGCAGGCCGGCGGTCTGCCGAGCGGCGCCCGGGTGCGGCTCTTCGAACCGGACTGGCAGGACGAGCCGGTGGACTTCCTCGCCGCGGCCGGACTGGAGTTCTCCGGTGCCGGAATTGTCGTGACTGCCCGGCGCGCCCTGGCAAGTGTCGAGGGCGACACGCCCGCGCTGTTCGTCGGCGTGCAACTCGACGTGCCCGCCGAGCGGCTGCACGACGGCAGCGCCCGCGAGGAGGCGCTGGCGGCCCTGGGACGTGCGCTCGGTGCGGTGCCGGTGCCCTGGCCCGTCCAGCTCGTCCTGCTCGACATCGCCCAGGGGGATCCGGTCGCCGACTGGATGCTGGAGCGCGTGCGGCCCTTCTACGCACGGGACCACTCGTAA
- the gcvT gene encoding glycine cleavage system aminomethyltransferase GcvT, protein MTEAPRRTALDATHRALGATMTDFAGWDMPLRYSSERDEHVAVRTRAGLFDLSHMGEITVSGPRAADLLDYALVGNIGGVATGRARYTMICAPDGGILDDLIVYRLADQEYMVVANASNAQVVLDALTERAGGFDAAIRDDRDAYALIAVQGPESPGILKGLTDADLDGLKYYAGLPGKVAGVDALIARTGYTGEDGFELFVRPADAVALWEALTEAGASVGLVPCGLSCRDTLRLEAGMPLYGHELTSATTPFDAGLGRVVKFEKTTNGGDFVGRAALATAAERAETAPPRKLVGLIAEGRRVPRAGYPVVAADGTVIGEVTSGAPSPTLGRPIAIAYVDAAYATPGTEGVRVDIRGSHEPYEVVALPFYKRQK, encoded by the coding sequence ATGACTGAAGCCCCCCGCCGCACCGCGTTGGATGCCACCCATCGCGCGCTCGGCGCGACCATGACCGACTTCGCCGGCTGGGACATGCCGCTGCGCTACAGCAGCGAGCGCGACGAGCATGTCGCGGTCCGCACCCGCGCCGGCCTCTTCGACCTCTCCCACATGGGCGAGATCACCGTCAGCGGCCCGCGGGCCGCCGACCTCCTCGACTACGCGCTGGTCGGCAACATCGGCGGCGTCGCCACCGGACGTGCCCGCTACACCATGATCTGCGCGCCCGACGGCGGCATCCTCGACGACCTGATCGTCTACCGGCTCGCCGACCAGGAGTACATGGTCGTCGCCAACGCCTCCAACGCCCAGGTGGTGCTGGACGCGCTGACCGAGCGGGCCGGCGGCTTCGACGCCGCGATCCGCGACGACCGCGACGCCTACGCGCTGATCGCGGTGCAGGGCCCGGAGTCCCCCGGCATCCTCAAGGGGCTCACCGACGCCGACCTGGACGGGCTCAAGTACTACGCGGGCCTGCCCGGCAAGGTCGCCGGCGTGGACGCGCTGATCGCCCGTACCGGTTACACCGGCGAGGACGGCTTCGAGCTGTTCGTCCGGCCGGCGGACGCGGTCGCCCTGTGGGAGGCGCTGACCGAGGCCGGCGCCTCGGTGGGCCTGGTCCCCTGCGGACTGTCCTGCCGCGACACGCTGCGCCTGGAGGCCGGTATGCCGCTGTACGGGCACGAGCTGACCTCCGCCACCACGCCGTTCGACGCCGGTCTGGGCCGGGTGGTGAAGTTCGAGAAGACCACCAACGGCGGGGACTTCGTGGGCCGCGCCGCGCTGGCGACGGCGGCCGAGCGCGCCGAGACCGCACCGCCGCGCAAGCTGGTCGGCCTGATCGCCGAGGGCCGCCGGGTGCCGCGCGCCGGATACCCGGTCGTCGCGGCCGACGGCACGGTCATCGGCGAGGTCACCTCCGGGGCGCCCTCCCCCACCCTCGGCAGGCCGATCGCCATCGCGTACGTCGACGCGGCCTACGCCACGCCGGGCACCGAGGGTGTCCGGGTGGACATCCGTGGCAGCCATGAGCCGTACGAGGTCGTCGCGCTGCCCTTCTACAAGCGGCAGAAGTAG
- the gcvH gene encoding glycine cleavage system protein GcvH: protein MDNPQQLRYSKEHEWLSDAEGGVSTVGITEHAANALGDVVFVQLPEVGATVTAGESCGELESTKSVSDLYSPVDGEITEVNEDVAADPSLVNSAPFEGGWLFKVKVSGEPEDLLTADEYTAFAAG, encoded by the coding sequence ATGGACAACCCCCAGCAGCTGCGCTACAGCAAGGAGCACGAGTGGCTGTCGGACGCCGAGGGCGGCGTCTCGACGGTCGGCATCACCGAGCACGCGGCGAACGCGCTCGGCGACGTCGTCTTCGTGCAGCTCCCGGAGGTCGGCGCCACGGTCACCGCGGGCGAGTCCTGCGGTGAGCTGGAGTCGACCAAGTCGGTCAGCGACCTCTACTCCCCCGTCGACGGCGAGATCACGGAGGTCAACGAGGACGTCGCCGCCGACCCCTCGCTGGTGAACTCCGCCCCGTTCGAGGGCGGTTGGCTGTTCAAGGTGAAGGTCAGCGGCGAGCCGGAAGACCTGCTCACGGCCGACGAGTACACCGCCTTCGCCGCCGGCTGA
- the glyA gene encoding serine hydroxymethyltransferase, with amino-acid sequence MSLLNSSLHELDPDVAAAVDAELHRQQSTLEMIASENFAPVAVMEAQGSVLTNKYAEGYPGRRYYGGCEHVDVVEQIAIDRIKALFGAEAANVQPHSGAQANAAAMFALIKPGDTILGLNLAHGGHLTHGMKINFSGKLYNVVPYHVDEKTNLVDMDEVERLAKEHRPKLIVAGWSAYPRQLDFAAFRRIADEVGAYLMVDMAHFAGLVAAGLHPSPVPYAHVVTTTTHKTLGGPRGGVILSTAELAKKINSAVFPGQQGGPLEHVIAAKAVSFKVAASEEFKERQQRTLEGAKILAERLVQDDVKEYGVSVLSGGTDVHLVLVDLRDSELDGQQAEDRLHEVGITVNRNAIPNDPRPPMVTSGLRIGTPALATRGFQADDFREVADIIAEALKPTYDRDALKARVTALAEKYPLYPSL; translated from the coding sequence ATGTCGCTTCTCAACAGCTCCCTCCATGAGCTCGACCCCGACGTCGCCGCCGCCGTCGACGCCGAGCTGCACCGCCAGCAGTCCACCCTCGAAATGATCGCCTCGGAGAACTTCGCTCCGGTCGCCGTCATGGAGGCCCAGGGCTCCGTCCTCACCAACAAGTACGCCGAGGGCTACCCCGGCCGCCGCTACTACGGCGGCTGCGAGCACGTCGACGTCGTCGAGCAGATCGCCATCGACCGGATCAAGGCCCTCTTCGGTGCCGAGGCCGCCAACGTCCAGCCGCACTCCGGCGCACAGGCCAACGCCGCCGCCATGTTCGCGCTGATCAAGCCGGGCGACACCATCCTGGGCCTCAACCTCGCCCACGGTGGACACCTCACCCACGGCATGAAGATCAACTTCAGCGGCAAGCTCTACAACGTCGTCCCCTACCACGTCGACGAGAAGACCAACCTCGTGGACATGGACGAGGTCGAGCGCCTCGCCAAGGAGCACCGCCCCAAGCTCATCGTCGCCGGCTGGTCCGCCTACCCGCGCCAGCTCGACTTCGCCGCCTTCCGCCGCATCGCGGACGAGGTCGGCGCCTACCTCATGGTCGACATGGCCCACTTCGCCGGCCTCGTCGCCGCGGGCCTGCACCCGTCCCCGGTCCCGTATGCCCATGTCGTGACGACCACCACCCACAAGACCCTCGGCGGCCCCCGCGGCGGCGTCATCCTCTCCACCGCCGAACTCGCCAAGAAGATCAACTCCGCGGTCTTCCCCGGCCAGCAGGGCGGCCCCCTGGAGCACGTCATCGCTGCCAAGGCCGTCTCCTTCAAGGTGGCCGCCTCCGAGGAGTTCAAGGAGCGCCAGCAGCGCACCCTCGAAGGCGCCAAGATCCTCGCCGAGCGCCTCGTCCAGGACGACGTCAAGGAGTACGGCGTCTCGGTCCTGTCCGGCGGCACCGACGTCCATCTCGTCCTGGTCGACCTGCGCGACTCCGAGCTCGACGGTCAGCAGGCGGAGGACCGCCTCCACGAGGTCGGCATCACCGTCAACCGCAACGCCATCCCGAACGACCCCCGCCCGCCGATGGTCACCTCCGGCCTGCGCATCGGCACCCCCGCGCTGGCCACCCGCGGCTTCCAGGCCGACGACTTCCGCGAGGTCGCCGACATCATCGCGGAAGCCCTCAAGCCCACCTACGACCGCGACGCCCTCAAGGCCCGGGTCACGGCGCTCGCCGAGAAGTACCCCCTCTACCCGTCCCTGTGA
- a CDS encoding L-serine ammonia-lyase — protein sequence MAISVFDLFSIGIGPSSSHTVGPMRAARMFAGRLKKDGLLAQTVSVRAELFGSLGATGHGHGTPKAVLLGLEGHSPRSVDVETADDEVARIRTTGRLRLLGAEIGTAHEIAFDESTQLVLHRRRSLPYHANGMTLFAYDGAGAPLLEKTYYSVGGGFVVDEDAVGQDRIKLDDTVLTHPFRTGDELLRLSSQTGLSISALMLENEKAWRTEEEIRTGLLEIWRVMQGCVERGMSREGILPGGLKVRRRAANAARALRAEGDAAARAMEWVTLYAMAVNEENAAGGRVVTAPTNGAAGIIPAVLHYYTNFVPGADEEGVVRFLLAAGAIGMLFKENASISGAEVGCQGEVGSACSMAAGGLAEVLGGTPEQVENAAEIGMEHNLGLTCDPVGGLVQIPCIERNGMAAVKAVTAARMALRGDGRHHVSLDKVIKTMKETGADMSVKYKETARGGLAVNIIEC from the coding sequence GTGGCCATCTCCGTCTTCGACCTCTTCTCCATCGGCATCGGCCCCTCCAGCTCGCACACCGTGGGCCCCATGCGCGCCGCCCGGATGTTCGCCGGCCGGCTCAAGAAGGACGGTCTGCTCGCCCAGACGGTCTCCGTACGCGCCGAGCTCTTCGGCTCCCTCGGTGCCACCGGCCACGGCCACGGCACCCCCAAGGCCGTCCTCCTCGGCCTCGAAGGCCACTCGCCCCGCTCCGTCGACGTGGAAACCGCCGACGACGAGGTCGCACGCATCCGCACCACCGGCCGCCTGCGCCTCCTCGGCGCCGAGATAGGCACCGCCCACGAGATCGCCTTCGACGAGTCCACCCAGCTCGTCCTGCACCGCCGCCGCTCGCTGCCGTACCACGCCAACGGCATGACGCTGTTCGCCTACGACGGCGCCGGCGCACCCCTGCTGGAGAAGACCTACTACTCGGTCGGCGGCGGCTTCGTCGTCGACGAGGACGCGGTGGGCCAGGACCGCATCAAGCTCGACGACACCGTCCTGACGCACCCCTTCCGCACCGGCGACGAGCTGCTCCGCCTCTCCTCGCAGACCGGCCTGTCGATCTCCGCCCTGATGCTGGAGAACGAGAAGGCGTGGCGGACGGAGGAGGAGATCCGCACCGGCCTGCTGGAGATCTGGCGGGTCATGCAGGGCTGCGTCGAGCGCGGGATGTCCCGTGAGGGCATCCTGCCGGGTGGTCTGAAGGTCCGCCGCCGGGCCGCCAACGCCGCCCGCGCCCTGCGCGCCGAAGGCGATGCCGCCGCCCGCGCCATGGAATGGGTCACCCTCTACGCCATGGCCGTCAACGAGGAGAACGCCGCCGGCGGCCGCGTCGTCACCGCCCCCACCAACGGCGCGGCCGGCATCATCCCCGCCGTCCTGCACTACTACACCAACTTCGTCCCCGGAGCCGACGAGGAAGGCGTCGTCCGCTTCCTGCTCGCCGCCGGCGCCATCGGCATGCTCTTCAAGGAGAACGCCTCCATCTCCGGCGCCGAGGTCGGCTGCCAGGGCGAGGTCGGCTCCGCCTGCTCCATGGCCGCCGGCGGCCTCGCCGAAGTCCTCGGCGGCACTCCCGAACAGGTCGAGAACGCCGCCGAGATCGGCATGGAACACAACCTCGGCCTCACCTGCGACCCCGTCGGCGGCCTCGTCCAGATCCCCTGCATCGAACGCAACGGCATGGCCGCCGTGAAGGCCGTAACCGCCGCCCGCATGGCCCTGCGCGGCGACGGCCGCCACCACGTCTCCCTCGACAAGGTCATCAAGACCATGAAGGAGACCGGCGCCGACATGAGCGTCAAGTACAAGGAGACGGCCCGGGGCGGGCTGGCGGTGAACATCATCGAGTGCTGA
- a CDS encoding phosphatase PAP2 family protein, with product MTTPGADPAPGPRPGPGPERAPRPGPAPARPLAVAAAAAALFAAAATVMAVRDGAPLAPELAALHWSTAHRGEPLRSLARALTTTGTGVVPYLMAVLAGLLAGRTWRGRRRAVTWAVVVLAAGQAIRYGLMELLARPRPPVADWAAGATGYSFPSGHSTTSVLAAGILAWGVLHRTRPRAGRLWCALLALWAAGVGLTRVYLGVHWAGDVLAGWLLATALLAAALLLEPLVGARRARGAPEAPPSACP from the coding sequence GTGACGACGCCGGGGGCGGACCCGGCACCGGGGCCCCGGCCGGGCCCCGGTCCGGAGCGCGCACCGCGCCCCGGACCGGCACCGGCCCGCCCGCTCGCCGTCGCGGCGGCGGCCGCGGCCCTCTTCGCCGCCGCGGCCACCGTCATGGCCGTACGCGACGGAGCCCCGCTCGCCCCCGAACTGGCCGCCCTCCACTGGAGCACGGCCCACCGCGGGGAGCCGCTGCGCTCCCTGGCCCGCGCCCTGACGACGACCGGCACCGGCGTCGTCCCGTACCTGATGGCGGTCCTCGCCGGACTGCTGGCCGGCCGCACCTGGCGCGGCCGGCGCCGCGCGGTGACGTGGGCGGTGGTCGTGCTGGCCGCCGGCCAGGCGATCCGCTACGGCCTGATGGAACTGCTCGCCCGCCCCCGCCCGCCGGTCGCCGACTGGGCCGCCGGGGCAACCGGCTACTCCTTCCCCTCCGGCCACTCCACCACCTCCGTACTGGCCGCCGGCATCCTCGCCTGGGGCGTGCTGCACCGCACCCGCCCCCGCGCCGGCCGCCTCTGGTGCGCCCTGCTCGCCCTCTGGGCCGCCGGCGTCGGCCTCACCCGCGTCTACCTCGGCGTCCACTGGGCCGGCGACGTCCTGGCCGGCTGGCTCCTGGCCACCGCCCTGCTCGCCGCCGCGCTCCTCCTGGAACCGCTGGTCGGCGCCCGCCGGGCCCGGGGCGCGCCGGAAGCTCCCCCCTCCGCTTGTCCATGA
- a CDS encoding phosphatase PAP2 family protein produces MTDLAFGGASIDGGLYTSVTGFAQEMPHFLNVLVSVWTDFGLGIFAVLMLVGWWRARQRLGGSSRRRLDPGEMRHTAPVAMARALAVPVIVVLAYVANDVVKAFFHEQRPCQTIHTVTVEACPPLGDWSFPSNHSAIAASAAVALILLDRRLGWIAVPAALLMGASRVWVGAHYPHDVLVGLIVGALVAAVLMPLARRAAPLVERLRDTSLRPLVSAR; encoded by the coding sequence GTGACCGACCTCGCCTTCGGCGGAGCCTCGATCGACGGCGGCCTGTACACCTCTGTGACCGGCTTCGCCCAGGAGATGCCGCACTTCCTGAACGTCCTGGTCTCCGTCTGGACCGACTTCGGCCTCGGGATCTTCGCGGTCCTGATGCTCGTCGGCTGGTGGCGGGCCCGCCAGCGGCTCGGCGGCAGCTCCCGCCGCCGGCTCGACCCCGGTGAGATGCGGCACACCGCCCCCGTCGCCATGGCGAGGGCACTGGCCGTCCCCGTGATCGTGGTCCTCGCCTACGTGGCCAACGACGTGGTCAAGGCGTTCTTCCACGAACAGCGCCCCTGCCAGACCATCCACACCGTCACCGTCGAGGCGTGCCCCCCGCTGGGTGACTGGTCCTTCCCCAGCAACCACTCGGCCATCGCCGCCTCCGCCGCGGTGGCCCTGATCCTCCTGGACCGCCGGCTCGGCTGGATCGCCGTCCCGGCAGCCCTCCTGATGGGCGCCTCGCGCGTCTGGGTCGGTGCCCACTACCCGCACGACGTCCTTGTCGGACTGATCGTCGGCGCCCTGGTCGCCGCGGTGCTCATGCCGCTCGCCCGGCGCGCCGCCCCGCTCGTCGAACGGCTCCGCGACACCTCGCTGCGCCCCCTGGTGTCCGCCAGGTGA
- a CDS encoding DedA family protein, translating into MAVAAADLHLGAVTQAVNILDAGSLLAAFGALGVAVVLFAETGLLVGFLLPGDSLLFTAGLLCAPGVGGAVHLSLPQVLVSAVVGTLAGSQTGFWIGRRGGGALLARGRSRKLQDGAARAEEYLERYGHAKAIILARFVPVVRTVLNPLAGALNVPTRTFTLWQITGGLVWTFALTLAGYALGSSVPNVDRYLLPVVGLVVIASLTPLALEVLRSRKRRPGAEQGTEPVAESGTAPPAH; encoded by the coding sequence ATGGCCGTAGCCGCCGCAGATCTCCACCTGGGTGCGGTCACCCAGGCGGTCAACATCCTCGACGCCGGCTCACTGCTCGCCGCCTTCGGCGCCCTCGGAGTCGCCGTCGTCCTCTTCGCCGAGACCGGGCTGCTGGTCGGCTTCCTCCTGCCCGGCGACTCGCTGCTGTTCACCGCGGGACTGCTGTGCGCCCCGGGCGTCGGCGGCGCCGTCCACCTCTCGCTGCCCCAGGTCCTGGTGTCCGCCGTCGTCGGCACGCTCGCCGGATCCCAGACCGGCTTCTGGATCGGCAGGCGCGGCGGCGGCGCGCTGCTGGCCCGCGGCCGTTCCCGCAAGCTCCAGGACGGCGCCGCCCGGGCCGAGGAATACCTGGAGCGCTACGGCCACGCCAAGGCGATCATCCTGGCCCGCTTCGTGCCCGTCGTCCGCACCGTGCTCAACCCGCTGGCCGGCGCCCTGAACGTGCCCACCCGCACCTTCACCCTCTGGCAGATCACCGGCGGCCTGGTCTGGACGTTCGCCCTCACCCTCGCCGGATACGCCCTGGGCTCGTCCGTCCCCAACGTCGACCGGTACCTTCTCCCGGTCGTCGGCCTCGTCGTGATCGCCTCGCTGACCCCGCTCGCCCTCGAAGTGCTGCGTTCCCGCAAGCGGCGTCCGGGCGCCGAACAGGGCACCGAACCGGTCGCCGAATCCGGCACCGCGCCTCCGGCACACTGA
- a CDS encoding BlaI/MecI/CopY family transcriptional regulator: MSETSPVQRRPAGELEAGVLAALWAAEGPLSPAEVQSAVGGRLARTTVTTILTRLHDKGAVSRTRAGRGFAYSPIHDSAGLTARRMRSELDKQDDRGTALARFVSELTTEDEQLLRSLLDDAEADGAGGPLPGAAP, translated from the coding sequence ATGTCGGAGACATCACCCGTGCAGCGGCGCCCGGCCGGTGAGCTGGAGGCGGGCGTGCTGGCGGCGCTCTGGGCGGCCGAGGGCCCGCTGAGCCCCGCCGAGGTGCAGAGCGCGGTGGGCGGCCGGCTCGCCCGTACGACCGTCACCACCATCCTCACCCGGCTGCACGACAAGGGGGCGGTGTCCCGCACCCGGGCGGGCCGCGGCTTCGCCTACTCGCCGATACACGACTCCGCGGGACTGACCGCCCGGCGGATGCGCAGCGAGCTCGACAAGCAGGACGACCGCGGCACCGCGCTCGCCCGCTTCGTCTCGGAGCTGACCACCGAGGACGAGCAGCTGCTGCGCTCGCTGCTGGACGACGCCGAGGCCGACGGCGCCGGCGGCCCGCTGCCCGGGGCCGCGCCATGA
- a CDS encoding M56 family metallopeptidase — MIFAVWIPLLMPLLAVPAARRLAESLPPRAAAWLLTGCAAALAACTTAALGLLLAAGALWLPPVAAFGHLSLSLLGGDADVTVPAASVAGALLTCCAIAVIRRALRHRAELRAARRTADAHSLAGDLCVLPDAAPDAFALPGRPDRVVVTAGMLRALPPAEREALFAHERAHLTGRHHLFLLTVALASACHPLLRGLRPSLAYALERWADESAASRVGDRRVTARAIGRAALAARAHATALPRPSTALAATTGPVPRRVAALLTPDHPADHPRRHPGLHGRRLIAAALLACITFSAAAAVEAAADLHQTVESAQGEHHGDRGRG; from the coding sequence ATGATCTTCGCCGTCTGGATCCCGCTGCTGATGCCGCTGCTCGCGGTGCCGGCCGCCCGCCGGCTCGCCGAGTCGCTGCCGCCGCGCGCCGCGGCCTGGCTGCTCACCGGCTGCGCCGCCGCCCTGGCCGCCTGCACGACCGCCGCGCTCGGCCTGCTGCTGGCCGCCGGGGCGCTGTGGCTGCCGCCGGTCGCCGCCTTCGGCCATCTCTCGCTGTCGCTGCTGGGCGGCGACGCGGACGTGACCGTGCCGGCCGCCTCGGTGGCCGGCGCGCTGCTGACCTGCTGCGCGATCGCCGTCATCCGCCGCGCGCTGCGCCACCGCGCCGAGCTGCGCGCCGCCCGGCGCACCGCCGACGCGCACTCCCTCGCCGGCGATCTGTGCGTCCTGCCCGATGCCGCGCCCGACGCCTTCGCGCTGCCCGGCCGGCCGGACCGCGTCGTGGTCACCGCCGGGATGCTGCGGGCGCTGCCGCCGGCCGAGCGGGAGGCCCTGTTCGCCCACGAGCGGGCCCACCTCACCGGCCGCCACCACCTCTTCCTGCTGACGGTCGCGCTGGCCTCGGCCTGCCATCCGCTGCTTCGCGGGTTGCGGCCCTCGCTGGCGTACGCCCTGGAGCGCTGGGCCGACGAATCGGCCGCCTCCCGGGTGGGCGACCGCCGGGTCACCGCCCGCGCCATCGGCCGCGCCGCGCTGGCCGCCCGCGCGCACGCCACGGCGCTCCCCCGCCCGAGCACCGCGCTCGCCGCCACCACCGGTCCGGTCCCGCGCCGGGTCGCCGCGCTGCTGACCCCCGACCACCCGGCCGACCACCCCCGCCGCCACCCCGGCCTGCACGGCCGCCGGCTGATAGCCGCCGCGCTGCTGGCCTGTATCACCTTCTCCGCGGCCGCCGCGGTGGAGGCGGCGGCAGATCTGCACCAGACGGTGGAGTCGGCCCAGGGCGAGCACCACGGGGACCGGGGCAGGGGCTGA
- a CDS encoding sensor histidine kinase yields the protein MWGCRPVAWLRTRKPASLRTSFALAFAAGAAGVTVLVGFLGYDAAARLVRMDERSVFSEVVRDLRSQVRERPYTPADYAVADRGHDGPREDLTRPARTDVQILGAGGRVVEPGHPALPAGDAERNIAAHREAGRYVQGEAQLDGHAYHLATVALGDGRGAVQVARTVSGTEDLLAALQKRTVLLAAGVIALAGAVGWWLARRITGRLVRLTSVAERVAEHGPADVQVPVAGRDEVARLGRAFDDMLGRLTSAVQDQQRLVQDAGHELRTPLTSLRTNISLLRRFDELPPDARGELLADLAGEARELTDLVNELVDLAAGQRDDSPLSDVRLAEVADRAAASARRRTGREITVRTSRPAVVAGRPAALHRALGNLLENAAKFDADGTEPIEVVVTGARVEVLDRGPGIAEADLARVFDRFYRAPAARGLPGSGLGLAIVREIAAAHGGQVFATVRPGGGAGIGFTVGGGEPGAEQRRPAAPARGASGPCLSPCPGPRGARPGPTPPSGADLPPPPPRRPRRR from the coding sequence CTGTGGGGCTGCCGGCCGGTCGCCTGGCTGCGCACCCGCAAGCCCGCCAGCCTGCGCACCTCGTTCGCGCTGGCCTTCGCCGCCGGGGCCGCGGGGGTGACCGTCCTGGTCGGGTTCCTCGGCTACGACGCGGCGGCCCGGCTGGTGCGGATGGACGAGAGGTCCGTGTTCTCCGAGGTCGTACGGGATCTGCGGTCCCAGGTGCGGGAGCGGCCGTACACGCCCGCCGACTACGCCGTCGCCGACCGCGGCCACGACGGGCCGCGCGAGGACCTGACCCGGCCGGCCCGGACGGACGTGCAGATCCTGGGCGCCGGCGGGCGGGTCGTCGAACCGGGCCACCCCGCACTCCCGGCCGGGGACGCCGAGCGGAACATCGCCGCCCACCGTGAGGCGGGCCGCTACGTACAGGGCGAGGCGCAGCTCGACGGCCACGCCTACCACCTCGCCACCGTGGCGCTCGGCGACGGGCGCGGCGCCGTCCAGGTCGCCCGCACGGTCAGCGGGACCGAGGACCTGCTCGCCGCGCTCCAGAAGCGCACCGTGCTGCTGGCGGCCGGCGTCATCGCCCTGGCCGGCGCCGTCGGCTGGTGGCTGGCCCGCCGGATCACCGGCCGGCTGGTCCGGCTGACGTCGGTCGCCGAGCGCGTCGCGGAGCACGGGCCGGCGGACGTCCAGGTACCGGTCGCCGGGCGCGACGAGGTGGCCCGGCTCGGGCGGGCCTTCGACGACATGCTCGGGCGGCTGACCAGCGCGGTGCAGGACCAGCAGCGGCTCGTCCAGGACGCGGGCCACGAACTGCGCACCCCGCTGACCTCGCTCCGTACGAACATCTCGCTGCTCCGGCGCTTCGACGAGCTGCCGCCGGACGCCCGCGGAGAACTGCTCGCCGACCTGGCGGGCGAGGCCCGCGAACTGACCGACCTGGTCAACGAGTTGGTGGACCTGGCGGCCGGACAGCGTGACGACTCCCCGCTGTCGGACGTGCGGCTGGCCGAGGTCGCGGACCGCGCCGCCGCCTCCGCCCGCCGCCGCACCGGCCGCGAGATCACCGTGCGCACCAGCCGCCCGGCGGTCGTCGCGGGCCGGCCGGCCGCGCTGCACCGCGCGCTCGGCAACCTCCTGGAGAACGCCGCCAAGTTCGACGCCGACGGCACCGAGCCCATCGAGGTCGTCGTCACCGGCGCCCGCGTCGAGGTCCTCGACCGCGGTCCGGGCATCGCCGAGGCCGACCTCGCCCGGGTCTTCGACCGCTTCTACCGCGCCCCGGCCGCTCGCGGCCTCCCCGGCTCGGGCCTGGGCCTCGCGATCGTCCGGGAGATCGCGGCGGCCCACGGCGGGCAGGTCTTCGCGACCGTGCGCCCCGGCGGCGGGGCCGGCATCGGCTTCACGGTGGGCGGCGGGGAGCCGGGTGCGGAACAGCGCCGCCCGGCCGCCCCGGCCCGCGGTGCCTCGGGCCCCTGTCTCAGCCCCTGCCCCGGTCCCCGTGGTGCTCGCCCTGGGCCGACTCCACCGTCTGGTGCAGATCTGCCGCCGCCTCCACCGCGGCGGCCGCGGAGAAGGTGA